A stretch of Procambarus clarkii isolate CNS0578487 chromosome 20, FALCON_Pclarkii_2.0, whole genome shotgun sequence DNA encodes these proteins:
- the LOC138366771 gene encoding uncharacterized protein, translated as MAYVEPPQYVDVEPPQYVDVEPPQYVDVEPPQYFDVEPPQYVDVEPPQYVDVEPPQYVDVEPPQYVDVEPPQYVDVEPPQYVDVEPPQYVDVEPPTYADVEPPQYADVEPPQYVDVEPPQYVDVEPPQYVDVEPPQYADVEPPQYADVEPPQYVDVEPPQYVDVEPPQYVDVEPPQYVDVEPPQYVDVEPPQYVDVEPPQYVDVEPPQYVDVEPPQYVDVEPPQYVDVEPPQYVDVEPPQYVDVEPPQYVDVEPPQYVDAFIC; from the exons ATGGCGTATGTTGAACCCCCACAATATGTTGATGTTGAACCCCCACAATATGTTGATGTTGAACCCCCACAATATGTTGATGTTGAACCCCCACAATATTTTGATGTTGAACCCCCACAATATGTTGATGTTGAACCCCCACAATATGTTGATGTTGAACCCCCACAATATGTTGATGTTGAACCCCCACAATATGTTGATGTTGAACCCCCACAATATGTTGATGTTGAACCCCCACAATATGTTGATGTTGAACCCCCACAATATGTTGATGTTGAACCCCCCACA TATGCTGATGTTGAACCCCCACAGTATGCTGATGTTGAACCCCCACAATATGTTGATGTTGAACCCCCACAGTATGTTGATGTTGAACCCCCACAGTATGTTGATGTTGAACCCCCACAGTATGCTGATGTTGAACCCCCACAGTATGCTGATGTTGAACCCCCACAATATGTTGATGTTGAACCCCCACAGTATGTTGATGTTGAACCCCCACAGTATGTTGATGTTGAACCCCCACAGTATGTTGATGTTGAACCCCCACAGTATGTTGATGTTGAACCCCCACAGTATGTTGATGTTGAACCCCCACAGTATGTTGATGTTGAACCCCCACAGTATGTTGATGTTGAACCCCCACAGTATGTTGATGTTGAACCCCCACAATATGTTGATGTTGAACCCCCACAATATGTTGATGTTGAACCCCCACAATATGTTGATGTTGAACCCCCACAATATGTTGATGTTGAACCCCCACAATATGTTGATGCTTTTATCTGTTGA